In Bacillus rossius redtenbacheri isolate Brsri chromosome 9 unlocalized genomic scaffold, Brsri_v3 Brsri_v3_scf9_2, whole genome shotgun sequence, one DNA window encodes the following:
- the LOC134543016 gene encoding uncharacterized protein LOC134543016 yields the protein MPKVKPGGSVSPGVRRYGTKSRYTTEELERILSDIKCGKISQREASKLYNIPRNTLRNKLLGQHNKKVGRPTIFSKEEELFFIQHILYLSDEGIPISLFDVRCVVKCYLDTQNRKVQQFKGNMPGWDWSQSFLERHKAALKQRLETNISRRRAQVNEETLNEFFNNFEGEVSEVSACNIYNYDETGFHDNPSRRKLLFRRSCRHPERIRNSTKSCYTVVFCGSADGNFIPPYVIMKGTQKWSDWVYGAPEGTRLNTSKSGWIDNKVFDDWFEYHFLPIAKTKPGKIILIGDNMSAHLSIYTLKLAAENDVRLLFFPPNSTHLLQPLDVAYFSSLKTYWRQVLSSWRETKGGKKVVALPKAVFCQLLKATLEKGQETGCNNLRKGFECSGLNPVNRDKVLQKLPMYARTTDEVREDVGNEFRKYIESVRTNDLSAVHRARKFCLPVRAGKSVSVEEVEAYYANKETEEKQKMTSKGRGGARTRGGRLKSSSVRTQGGRLQSRNDSCSL from the coding sequence ATGCCAAAAGTGAAACCTGGTGGTTCAGTCAGCCCAGGAGTACGACGATATGGAACCAAGAGTCGCTACACAACAGAGGAACTGGAGAGGATCCTCAGTGACATAAAATGTGGCAAAATCAGTCAACGAGAAGCATCAAAGTTGTACAACATCCCAAGAAACACATTGAGGAATAAACTATTAGGACAACACAACAAGAAAGTAGGAAGACCAACAATATTCTCAAAGGAGGAAGAACTGTTTTTCATTCAACACATTCTGTACCTTAGTGATGAAGGCATTCCAATATCTCTGTTTGATGTTCGGTGTGTTGTAAAATGCTATCTGGATACCCAAAACAGAAAAGTGCAACAATTCAAGGGGAATATGCCGGGTTGGGACTGGAGTCAGTCATTTTTGGAACGACACAAAGCTGCTCTGAAACAGAGACTCGAAACAAATATCAGCAGAAGACGGGCACAAGTGAATGAAGAGACATTAAATGAATTCTTCAACAATTTTGAAGGTGAAGTTAGTGAAGTTTCAGCATGTAATATTTACAATTATGATGAAACTGGCTTCCACGATAACCCCAGTAGAAGAAAACTTCTGTTTCGCAGAAGCTGTCGTCACCCAGAAAGAATACGCAATTCTACGAAGAGTTGCTACACTGTTGTATTTTGTGGAAGTGCTGATGGCAATTTCATTCCACCTTATGTCATAATGAAAGGTACTCAGAAATGGTCTGACTGGGTGTATGGTGCACCGGAAGGAACACGTCTGAACACATCAAAATCAGGTTGGATCGACAACAAAGTTTTTGATGATTGGTTTGAATACCATTTCCTTCCTATTGCAAAgacaaaacctggaaaaattataCTTATTGGTGATAACATGTCTGCACATCTGTCCATTTACACACTCAAACTTGCAGCAGAAAATGATGTCAGGCTATTGTTTTTTCCACCAAATTCCACTCACTTACTGCAGCCACTTGACGTAGCATACTTCTCTAGTCTGAAAACATACTGGCGTCAAGTTCTATCTAGTTGGAGAGAAACTAAAGGTGGGAAAAAAGTGGTGGCATTACCAAAAGCAGTCTTCTGCCAGCTATTGAAGGCTACACTTGAAAAGGGGCAAGAAACAGGATGTAACAACTTGAGGAAAGGATTCGAGTGTTCAGGACTAAACCCGGTAAACAGAGACAAAGTTCTACAGAAACTTCCAATGTATGCCCGAACTACTGACGAAGTACGAGAAGATGTTGGAAATGAGTTCAGAAAATACATCGAGTCAGTAAGAACAAATGATTTAAGCGCTGTTCACAGAGCTAGAAAGTTTTGCTTGCCAGTGAGAGCTGGCAAGAGTGTTTCTGTAGAGGAAGTTGAAGCCTACTATGCAAACAAAGAAACGGAGGAAAAACAGAAAATGACTAGCAAAGGAAGAGGTGGAGCAAGAACTCGAGGAGGCAGATTAAAGTCATCTTCAGTTAGAACACAAGGAGGACGTTTGCAGAGTAGAAATGACTCTTGTTCATTATAA